The Pyxicephalus adspersus chromosome 1, UCB_Pads_2.0, whole genome shotgun sequence sequence GACACTTCAATATATTGCATACCCATCACCAAGAAAACCAGTTTAGCTGCTGACCATATTATGGACTGGAGAGGCACTTCAATAATAACACTTGGTGGCTTTACAGATTGCCAGGGACATCCAAGCCAGAGTGGGTTAGAATTTCTCCATCCCACAGACCAAACGCAGGCAAGACTGGACCTCGGAAGTCTGCATTAAGAGTGTGGATAAGAGAACCCTTGTCAGAGTCCACAAGGCTTAGCTTCTTATTATCATAGTCCAGCAGGAGTCCCACTTTGCTAGGATTGCCAATGTTGGTGATGGGGATTGTTTTATTTGCCACCATGCCGTGCCATTTTTTATGGCTGTAGGCAAACACCCAAGAACGGTTGTTGACTCCGATGCATTCATCCCTGGACATGTCTGCATCTGCAACTCCTATGCGGAACTCATTGGACTTCTTCACCGTCACCTCCCAGTAATGGCGGCCACTTGACATTGGCGTGTCTCCCAGCACTACAGCCCATTCTCGGAAACGTTCAGGGTTCTGTGGGATTTTGGATGGGTCAATACCTAACATGCGATAGATTACTCCGGTGTCCTTTTTGAACAGGTCCAGGCTACTGTGGGCGGTTTTCTCATCTAGTTTGAAGGTCACATCTGTAACGAGGCCAGCAAATGAAACTTATTATGATAACAAAAGTAAGGCTAGGTACTTacagacattggacctgatttattaaagctccaaggatgaagaggatacactttcatcagtgaaaatgggtgatccggcaaacctgaaatggatttcctaaaagtcatttgctagtaaagttttgaatcctggaccagatgcagtccagttttgctggatcacccagcttcactgatgaaagtgtatcctctccagcctttaaataaatcaggtctaatgagtttaactgcttgcaaaaaaaaaactcaaaaaaaactCAAGTGTTTTCTTGGAACATGTTATGTAATTATAAAGCAATTAAAactttattgtacagcgctgtgtaatattttggtgctatataaatactgtttaataataatacctcaaCAGGCGCTCCACATGCTGGTTTTAAAGTGGATTGTTCACCGAGAGATTTTGTAAGCTACCACTtgtgacctggttctaaaaaatactgattgccggttggtgttctgatcaGGTAAAAGCACTggacttcatttattaaagctctccaagatctAGGAAGATAGACTTTTCAAGGGTCAaactgggtaatcctgcaaacctggaatggatttcttaaacgtcatttgctatttgttgattaatgttttcaatccttgatcatcacagtctatcttttccaatgatggggagcttaattaaatcagggccactgtattTAGATGATTACAGTGTATTTCCTTTCCGTAGATTATTTGTTTCACTTTCAATCAGCCTTTGACTTTCACAGAAAATTTGAATACTTGAGTAAAGATCAGTTTTAGCACAACCCTCTCCTTTTCTGGGAAtatctaattactgtctgtgctgaccCAGCATCTCTGTCCCTCAtgtccctacataaccttttatgtagcggGCAGGAGAGGAGTGAAGGGGATAAAAGGGTAAAGCTTGAGTGTCATCCAAGTTTGCTGACATTTCCAAGATGGGCATCTTTTGGATCTACATTGAGTAAGCACTTAA is a genomic window containing:
- the SPRYD4 gene encoding SPRY domain-containing protein 4, with product MASPMRAMILGCRTLRCLRVTGLQRSYVTFSGRRDVTFKLDEKTAHSSLDLFKKDTGVIYRMLGIDPSKIPQNPERFREWAVVLGDTPMSSGRHYWEVTVKKSNEFRIGVADADMSRDECIGVNNRSWVFAYSHKKWHGMVANKTIPITNIGNPSKVGLLLDYDNKKLSLVDSDKGSLIHTLNADFRGPVLPAFGLWDGEILTHSGLDVPGNL